In Edaphobacter dinghuensis, one genomic interval encodes:
- the araD1 gene encoding AraD1 family protein, translated as MIHLVQIRNGSSRRVALVEEPNLRCLIGIHSVYELVQQYLPGGSHLSEKVFALAHGEVLPYDLIYAGKSEWHLMPPIDVPDMPSRLMISGTGLTHLGSAKERQAMHAVSTSKVSEVMTDSMRMFQWGVEGGRPSNGEIGVAPEWFYKGDGSILKAPFAPLTIPTYAEDGGEEAELAGVYIIGEDGQPYRVGFTTGNEFSDHRFEKRNYLNLAGSKLRNCSLGPELIVGGDFQSIAGEVHIEREAKIIWAKTIATGEENMCHSLANMEHHHFKFEAHRQPGDVHVHFFGAHSLSFGDDIVLEDGDWMAVRYEGFGRALRNPIRVERADKKLVTVYPLV; from the coding sequence ATGATTCATCTTGTTCAGATCAGAAATGGTTCTTCTCGGCGAGTGGCATTGGTTGAAGAGCCGAACCTGCGCTGTTTAATAGGGATACACAGTGTTTATGAGTTGGTACAGCAATACCTCCCCGGTGGCAGTCATTTGAGCGAAAAGGTATTTGCATTAGCACATGGGGAGGTGCTGCCGTATGACCTAATCTATGCTGGCAAATCAGAGTGGCATCTAATGCCTCCGATCGATGTTCCTGACATGCCTTCTCGTCTGATGATCTCTGGCACCGGGCTGACACATCTGGGAAGTGCAAAAGAGCGACAGGCAATGCATGCCGTCAGTACTTCGAAGGTTTCTGAAGTGATGACGGACAGCATGCGAATGTTTCAGTGGGGAGTGGAGGGAGGACGGCCCTCTAATGGCGAGATAGGAGTTGCGCCAGAGTGGTTCTATAAAGGGGACGGTTCAATATTGAAAGCGCCTTTTGCTCCTCTTACAATACCCACCTATGCAGAGGATGGAGGTGAGGAGGCAGAATTGGCAGGCGTCTACATCATTGGAGAAGACGGCCAGCCTTATCGTGTCGGATTTACGACAGGCAACGAGTTTTCCGATCATCGTTTTGAAAAGCGCAACTATCTGAATCTGGCAGGATCGAAGCTTCGAAACTGCAGTTTGGGGCCGGAGCTAATAGTCGGTGGTGACTTTCAATCGATTGCTGGAGAGGTTCACATTGAGCGCGAAGCAAAAATAATCTGGGCGAAGACAATCGCTACAGGTGAAGAGAATATGTGCCACAGCTTGGCCAATATGGAACATCATCACTTTAAATTTGAAGCACATCGCCAGCCGGGAGATGTGCACGTGCACTTCTTTGGAGCCCATTCACTTAGTTTCGGTGACGACATTGTGCTCGAAGATGGAGACTGGATGGCGGTTCGCTATGAAGGCTTCGGAAGAGCTCTGCGCAATCCTATTCGGGTAGAGAGAGCAGATAAGAAGTTGGTGACGGTGTATCCGCTCGTTTAG
- a CDS encoding L-rhamnonate dehydratase, with protein MKITEVRTRVVQWEGKTTPLPPHFCTNPMDLVMFREASMENFAFHEWVLVEVFTDAGLVGLGNAALSPLVTKSCIDNYLRPLLIGADPWDAEYLWQQMYRRTMAFGRKGIGMTAISAVDIALWDLMGKSAKQPVYRLLGGRTKKKIPVYASRLYSMPLNELRIEAQRYKDQGYKAMKLRFGWGPVDGAEGMQRNIELLRTIREVVGDGIDLMADAYMGWTLDYAKRMLPLLEPFHLRWLEEPVIPDDTRGYKELKSHGHVPIAGGEHEFTIFGFRDLLEANALDYIQFDTNRVGGISQARKISALAESFQIPVVPHAGQMHNYHVVMASLNSPMAEFFPQVDVEVGNELFWYIFDGEPTPVDGYINLDENVAGLGLTVNEKSLKRFKIIE; from the coding sequence ATGAAGATTACAGAAGTACGCACACGAGTCGTTCAATGGGAAGGCAAAACCACTCCACTTCCTCCCCATTTTTGTACCAACCCGATGGATCTGGTGATGTTTCGCGAAGCTTCCATGGAAAATTTTGCATTTCATGAGTGGGTGCTCGTCGAAGTATTTACTGATGCGGGATTAGTTGGACTAGGTAATGCCGCTCTGTCGCCTCTTGTCACCAAATCCTGCATCGACAATTATCTAAGACCTCTTTTAATCGGGGCAGACCCTTGGGACGCAGAGTACCTCTGGCAGCAGATGTATCGTCGGACGATGGCCTTCGGACGAAAAGGAATCGGAATGACAGCTATCAGCGCAGTTGATATCGCCCTGTGGGACCTAATGGGCAAATCGGCGAAGCAGCCTGTCTATCGATTACTAGGGGGACGCACAAAGAAAAAAATTCCCGTCTATGCCAGCCGTCTTTATAGTATGCCCCTGAACGAACTCCGCATTGAGGCACAACGGTACAAAGACCAGGGATACAAAGCAATGAAATTGCGTTTCGGGTGGGGACCAGTTGATGGCGCTGAAGGGATGCAGCGCAACATCGAGTTGTTGCGTACGATACGTGAGGTCGTTGGCGATGGCATCGATTTAATGGCCGATGCTTATATGGGGTGGACGCTCGATTATGCCAAACGCATGTTGCCGTTGTTGGAACCATTCCATCTTCGATGGCTGGAGGAGCCTGTTATTCCTGATGATACACGTGGGTACAAAGAACTAAAGTCCCATGGACATGTGCCCATTGCTGGTGGTGAGCATGAGTTCACGATCTTCGGCTTCCGTGACCTGCTGGAAGCAAATGCACTGGACTATATTCAGTTCGACACAAACCGTGTTGGCGGTATCAGTCAGGCTCGTAAAATTTCTGCACTCGCAGAGTCGTTTCAGATACCAGTGGTTCCGCATGCAGGGCAGATGCACAACTACCACGTTGTGATGGCCAGCCTCAACTCTCCAATGGCAGAGTTCTTTCCTCAGGTTGATGTTGAAGTCGGCAACGAACTTTTCTGGTACATCTTCGATGGCGAACCCACTCCGGTTGATGGCTACATTAATCTCGACGAAAACGTTGCGGGCTTGGGGCTTACTGTCAACGAGAAGTCTCTGAAGCGCTTCAAGATAATTGAGTAA
- a CDS encoding MFS transporter, whose protein sequence is MAISVGSVKEHRLIEVQWYFVAMVTAAIAISYFDRQTLPVAISAIQRTIPLSDQQFSWLQFAFLIPYALLYAAGGRMLDLLGTRRGFLLIMLWWSVACALHGLATDFTVLLGARCLLGMGEGGAFPAATRVVAEWIPLNQRSTAMGIINAGTAVGSVLAPPLIGIVLLTSGWRMVFFVSGAIGLAWVIWWWASYHGSNDASIATLDARLIAQQMSFLEIVGMRKVKILVFAKFMSDSAWYFYLFWLPKYLYDMRGFDIKHVSYYAWIPYAASGVGSFLGGWLSSVLLAKGRSLDFSRKFVLGVSALFMPVVMFVPHVPVGWALLLFSIAFFCQQSWSGLIMTLPADIFPLSAVGTVSGLVGFGGAIGGAVFSVIAGFLLGHGFGYGMLFCIVGTFHIIGFLAILFLEGKVQPLRAPDLLTRNS, encoded by the coding sequence GTGGCGATATCAGTAGGGAGCGTCAAGGAGCACAGACTCATAGAAGTGCAATGGTACTTTGTCGCGATGGTCACAGCGGCAATTGCCATCAGCTACTTCGATCGGCAAACGCTGCCGGTTGCCATTTCTGCGATTCAGCGGACAATACCGCTCAGTGACCAGCAATTTTCGTGGCTTCAGTTTGCATTTCTAATTCCTTACGCATTGTTGTACGCGGCAGGTGGAAGGATGCTCGATCTACTGGGAACACGCCGCGGATTTCTGCTCATTATGCTTTGGTGGTCGGTTGCATGTGCGCTACATGGATTGGCTACGGACTTTACTGTTTTGTTAGGTGCTCGCTGCCTATTGGGCATGGGAGAGGGGGGAGCTTTTCCTGCAGCAACGAGGGTAGTTGCAGAGTGGATTCCCTTGAATCAGCGTTCTACCGCCATGGGAATCATTAATGCTGGGACGGCTGTGGGATCGGTGTTGGCTCCGCCTTTGATCGGAATTGTGTTGCTTACAAGTGGATGGCGGATGGTCTTCTTTGTGTCAGGTGCGATTGGCTTGGCCTGGGTCATATGGTGGTGGGCTAGCTATCACGGGAGTAACGATGCTTCTATCGCTACCCTCGATGCAAGATTGATTGCACAGCAAATGTCATTTCTAGAGATAGTTGGAATGCGTAAGGTAAAGATACTGGTATTTGCCAAATTCATGAGCGACTCCGCATGGTACTTCTATCTCTTCTGGCTACCTAAATATCTGTATGACATGCGTGGGTTCGATATCAAGCACGTTAGTTACTATGCATGGATTCCGTATGCTGCTTCAGGCGTAGGAAGCTTTTTGGGGGGCTGGCTATCAAGCGTACTGCTGGCGAAGGGGAGGTCTCTCGACTTCTCACGAAAGTTTGTTCTGGGCGTCAGCGCACTTTTTATGCCAGTTGTTATGTTTGTTCCGCACGTTCCTGTGGGATGGGCTCTGCTACTGTTCAGTATTGCGTTTTTCTGTCAGCAATCATGGTCAGGACTCATTATGACATTGCCGGCGGATATCTTTCCTTTGTCGGCAGTTGGAACTGTGTCTGGCCTCGTTGGCTTTGGCGGCGCTATCGGCGGCGCTGTCTTTAGCGTGATCGCCGGTTTCCTATTAGGCCATGGCTTTGGGTATGGAATGTTGTTTTGTATTGTTGGAACTTTTCACATCATTGGATTTCTTGCCATCCTGTTTTTGGAAGGCAAGGTGCAGCCGCTTCGTGCTCCAGATTTGCTAACAAGAAACAGCTAA
- a CDS encoding GH39 family glycosyl hydrolase, whose product MHKLAMTLLCAAAIQAAAQAPSTNPVSIQVNLAKPVGAYTPIYRWFGYDESNYTTMKYGKQLLGELHDLSPEPVYIRAHHLLTSGNGVAELKWSSSNVFTVDANGKPVYDFTITDKTFDEFQRAGVRPVVELGFMPKDLATKIPGVDEYQVRYPKSTISGASNNPPRDYALWGELVRRYTEHLVQRYGKSEVSSWYFEVWNEPDIAYWHGTPEEYYKLYDYAVDGVRKALPNAIVGGPASTGPASEKASVFLNNFLKHCLNDKSAADGKAIPLDFISFHPKGRPTVVDGHVQMGLANELNAAAKGFSIVASYPKYAHLPIILSEADPEGCAACSMKVNPANAYRNGPLYPAYTATAIKSLFDLRDQYKVDLIAMLSWAFEFEGKEYFEGFRTLSTNGIDKPILNVFRMAGLMSGERVSTNSTGQIPLKDILSSGVRNADDVDALATKGDREAAVMIWDYHDDDVPAVGAQVQVTISGIPSNIKRVLLQHYRIDETHSNSYHVWKAMGSPQEPTQAQYARLKEAGQLELLSSPKWLNVADGKVTIATELPRQATSLLHLKW is encoded by the coding sequence ATGCATAAACTTGCAATGACCTTGCTCTGTGCTGCTGCTATTCAGGCTGCGGCGCAGGCACCATCAACAAACCCGGTATCGATTCAAGTGAATCTTGCAAAGCCCGTGGGAGCCTATACACCTATCTATCGTTGGTTCGGATATGACGAGTCGAATTACACAACAATGAAGTACGGTAAGCAGTTGTTGGGAGAGTTGCACGATCTCAGCCCGGAGCCTGTATACATTCGAGCGCATCACCTGTTGACTTCAGGCAATGGAGTTGCCGAGTTGAAGTGGAGCTCTTCCAATGTATTTACCGTGGACGCCAACGGAAAGCCTGTATATGACTTTACGATCACAGATAAAACCTTCGACGAATTCCAAAGAGCAGGAGTTCGTCCAGTAGTTGAATTGGGCTTCATGCCGAAAGATCTTGCCACGAAAATTCCGGGAGTTGATGAATACCAGGTCCGCTATCCGAAAAGCACTATCTCGGGCGCATCTAATAATCCACCTCGAGATTATGCGCTTTGGGGAGAGTTGGTGCGGCGGTATACAGAGCACCTTGTTCAGCGCTATGGAAAGAGCGAGGTAAGTTCGTGGTACTTCGAGGTCTGGAATGAGCCTGATATCGCCTATTGGCACGGCACTCCCGAGGAGTACTACAAGTTATATGACTATGCTGTGGATGGCGTCCGAAAGGCTCTGCCGAATGCTATCGTAGGTGGCCCGGCGAGCACGGGACCAGCTTCTGAAAAAGCATCAGTATTTTTGAATAATTTTCTCAAACATTGTCTAAACGATAAAAGTGCAGCGGACGGAAAGGCGATTCCGCTCGATTTTATTTCATTTCATCCCAAAGGCCGTCCGACAGTTGTTGATGGACATGTGCAGATGGGATTAGCAAATGAATTAAACGCTGCAGCAAAGGGTTTCAGTATTGTAGCGAGCTATCCGAAGTATGCCCATCTTCCTATCATTCTCAGTGAAGCCGATCCTGAAGGATGTGCCGCTTGCTCGATGAAGGTCAATCCAGCCAATGCTTATCGCAATGGACCGTTGTATCCGGCATATACAGCCACTGCAATTAAATCGTTATTTGATCTGCGGGATCAGTACAAAGTCGACCTGATTGCCATGTTGTCATGGGCATTTGAGTTCGAAGGCAAGGAATACTTTGAAGGCTTCCGTACGCTGTCGACAAATGGAATCGACAAACCGATTCTCAATGTCTTCCGTATGGCTGGGTTGATGTCGGGTGAACGAGTCAGTACAAACAGCACCGGGCAGATACCCTTGAAGGACATTCTCAGCTCCGGAGTGAGAAATGCCGACGATGTTGACGCTTTAGCAACCAAAGGCGACCGCGAGGCTGCGGTCATGATCTGGGACTACCATGATGATGATGTCCCAGCTGTCGGTGCTCAAGTGCAGGTAACGATCTCAGGGATTCCATCGAATATAAAAAGAGTGCTATTGCAGCACTATAGGATTGATGAGACGCATAGCAATTCCTACCATGTCTGGAAGGCGATGGGATCGCCACAGGAGCCGACGCAAGCACAATATGCCCGATTGAAAGAAGCTGGTCAGTTAGAGCTTCTGAGTTCTCCGAAATGGCTGAATGTGGCTGATGGTAAGGTGACAATTGCTACTGAGCTTCCTCGCCAGGCTACTTCATTGCTGCATTTGAAATGGTGA
- a CDS encoding TonB-dependent receptor — protein sequence MRKIDSHVRMGLIATSFAILISVSAAMAQVETGRFVGRITDPQGALVPNAAVKATNLGTNIVQTATTNADGEYVITPVQAGVYNLTVTAKGFSVVSTSNVEVQVGQVVREDLALQLGSENTTIDVTVETPLLSTDTATIGTVISNHQLTSLPLNGRGFFRLAELTPGAALLPPTGNSLAIRPEVVDGNTISGIRGSAISFLLDGVDVSEQHQGGTFIQTSIDALQEFSVQQSPYSAEYNRGGAFFNATTKSGTNKFHGGVFEFIRNDKLDARNFFSTTRAILKRNQFGGAIGGPLSIPHLYSGKDKTFFFLDYEAQRLRQGLVVNSTVPTDAERNGDFSAPGLKPIYDPLTTVTNGTTITRQQISCNGVLNVICPSRIPSQAAAVLAYIPHANTGATNFEAVPSQAIDWDQFTIRIDHQISSSNHLFGRWVYVNNREVDPNAAPLLKTASLTSNGQDIAVGLITNIGANKVQDFRVHYLPSHVRLAAFLQGPDFNGLNGIAGFSGLLRPGTGGSFPDYSFSGYSALQGSAFDQRPKSQDRTVFEPTDTFTILKGKHSLKFGVLVRYYQWIGYDSSNYAGIFNFTGIETQNPTATPSHTTGGDAFADFLLGYPASVARAYPGANFGGQRWYHQYFAQDDIRVNDRLTVNVGLRYEYSPWLNGYKGQLGTFDASQAKPIIVESHTDKVDLSSQYAAPAAYQFFGQYIQTSSQAGLPYSITYTDRTQFGPRIGFAWRPLGNNTVVRGGFGIFYEPEGTGGRVNRNILPFLLSETVNQTQNIVPTRTTANFFLGSQLGSATANPSLLPTLTHLKVGSNQHYSFGVQQQLTPKTVFDIAYVGNHGVHLQSTDDFNDPSPGPGGVQARRPYQPWGTITYQSQDLGTTYQSLQTKIEHRAGNGLTGLISYTWSKFMQSNQSSAVGGNLGYERTYSPFNTPQNLAISGTYELPIGRGRKYMGNSNRLIDATLGGWQVQTIIVLRSGTPYTPVVSSDRANTGVGSQRPNLNPAGGSPTFHRSLTSWFDKTKYVVAPQYTYGQVLANTLQSDAFRQYDASIFKDFAMPGESTLSFRAEFFNLPNTTSFNAPSSTIDASSCCTITSTSIPSRDIQFALKYNF from the coding sequence GCGCTTGTTCCGAACGCCGCTGTCAAGGCGACTAACCTTGGAACTAATATTGTGCAGACCGCTACCACCAATGCCGATGGCGAATATGTAATCACTCCCGTGCAGGCTGGAGTCTATAACCTGACAGTGACAGCCAAAGGCTTTTCTGTCGTTAGCACCTCAAACGTCGAGGTTCAGGTTGGACAGGTGGTTCGAGAGGATCTTGCTCTCCAACTGGGTTCTGAGAATACTACGATTGATGTGACGGTCGAAACGCCGCTGCTCAGTACGGATACAGCAACGATCGGTACGGTAATCAGCAATCATCAATTGACCAGCCTGCCGCTTAATGGCCGTGGATTTTTCCGCCTGGCAGAGTTGACTCCTGGAGCTGCCCTTTTGCCGCCGACCGGTAACTCATTGGCAATCCGGCCCGAGGTTGTCGACGGAAATACGATCAGCGGCATTCGCGGAAGTGCTATCTCGTTTCTGTTGGATGGCGTGGATGTGAGTGAGCAGCATCAGGGGGGCACATTCATCCAGACTTCGATTGACGCATTGCAGGAGTTCAGTGTGCAGCAGAGTCCCTATTCTGCGGAGTACAACCGTGGGGGTGCGTTCTTCAACGCCACTACCAAATCCGGCACAAATAAGTTTCATGGCGGCGTATTCGAATTTATCCGTAATGACAAGTTGGATGCTCGCAACTTCTTCTCAACGACGCGCGCTATCTTGAAGCGTAATCAATTTGGAGGTGCCATCGGCGGTCCGTTATCCATTCCACACCTGTATAGCGGGAAGGATAAAACATTCTTCTTCCTCGATTATGAAGCCCAGAGGCTTCGGCAGGGCTTAGTTGTTAACAGCACAGTGCCGACAGATGCAGAGCGAAATGGCGACTTCAGCGCACCGGGGTTGAAGCCGATCTATGATCCGTTGACGACGGTAACGAATGGTACAACCATTACGCGGCAGCAGATCAGTTGCAATGGGGTGCTCAATGTAATCTGTCCATCGCGAATTCCAAGCCAAGCAGCAGCTGTGTTGGCTTACATTCCGCATGCAAACACTGGCGCGACAAACTTCGAAGCCGTTCCATCTCAGGCAATTGATTGGGACCAGTTCACCATACGGATCGATCATCAAATTAGCAGCTCCAATCACCTCTTCGGCCGTTGGGTGTACGTCAATAATCGAGAGGTGGATCCCAATGCCGCTCCGCTGCTGAAGACTGCATCACTGACTTCAAATGGTCAGGACATCGCGGTAGGCCTCATTACAAATATTGGAGCCAATAAGGTACAGGACTTTCGCGTGCACTACCTTCCCAGCCATGTGCGGCTTGCTGCGTTTTTGCAGGGACCTGACTTCAATGGGTTGAACGGCATTGCAGGATTTAGTGGGCTGTTGCGGCCTGGAACGGGAGGATCGTTTCCGGACTATTCCTTCAGCGGGTATAGCGCTCTGCAGGGATCGGCCTTTGATCAGCGTCCGAAGTCTCAGGATCGCACGGTCTTTGAACCTACAGACACATTTACGATCCTGAAGGGAAAGCACTCTTTGAAGTTTGGCGTATTAGTGCGCTATTACCAGTGGATTGGTTATGACAGCTCAAACTACGCCGGCATCTTCAACTTCACCGGAATCGAAACACAGAATCCTACTGCAACTCCGTCTCATACTACCGGCGGTGATGCGTTTGCAGACTTTCTGCTGGGATATCCTGCTTCTGTGGCTCGAGCCTATCCAGGAGCTAACTTTGGCGGACAGCGCTGGTATCACCAGTATTTTGCTCAGGACGATATTCGAGTAAATGATCGCTTAACTGTGAATGTTGGCCTACGATACGAGTACTCCCCATGGCTGAATGGATATAAAGGGCAGCTAGGTACATTCGATGCATCGCAGGCCAAGCCGATCATCGTTGAAAGTCATACCGATAAAGTGGATCTATCTTCGCAATATGCTGCTCCTGCCGCGTATCAATTTTTTGGTCAATATATTCAGACCAGCAGCCAGGCAGGACTTCCTTATTCAATTACGTACACAGACAGAACCCAGTTCGGTCCGCGGATTGGATTTGCATGGCGTCCACTTGGAAACAATACAGTTGTTCGCGGAGGCTTCGGCATCTTCTACGAGCCTGAAGGTACCGGAGGCCGCGTGAATCGTAATATCTTGCCATTCTTGCTATCGGAGACAGTCAACCAGACGCAGAATATAGTCCCAACGCGTACGACTGCAAACTTCTTCCTCGGTTCGCAGCTTGGTTCAGCAACCGCTAATCCATCGCTTCTACCGACATTGACCCATCTAAAGGTAGGATCGAACCAGCACTACAGCTTCGGTGTGCAGCAACAACTTACTCCCAAGACAGTATTTGACATTGCATATGTAGGAAATCATGGGGTTCATCTGCAGAGCACAGATGACTTCAACGATCCATCCCCCGGCCCCGGCGGAGTGCAGGCGCGACGCCCATACCAGCCATGGGGAACCATTACCTACCAGTCTCAGGATCTTGGAACAACATATCAATCATTGCAGACGAAGATCGAACATCGTGCCGGTAACGGTTTGACAGGGTTGATCTCCTATACGTGGTCTAAGTTCATGCAGTCGAATCAATCGTCTGCAGTTGGTGGCAATCTCGGATATGAGAGAACTTATTCTCCCTTCAATACTCCTCAGAATTTGGCGATCAGTGGCACGTACGAACTGCCAATAGGGAGAGGACGGAAGTATATGGGGAACAGCAACCGACTTATTGACGCTACGTTAGGTGGATGGCAGGTGCAGACAATCATCGTTCTGCGGAGCGGGACTCCATATACGCCAGTGGTTTCATCGGACCGAGCAAATACCGGTGTCGGATCGCAGCGGCCGAATCTCAATCCTGCGGGTGGATCGCCGACATTTCATCGATCGTTGACGAGTTGGTTCGACAAGACAAAATACGTTGTAGCTCCGCAATATACCTATGGACAGGTTCTCGCCAACACGCTTCAATCCGACGCTTTCCGCCAATACGATGCCTCAATTTTCAAGGACTTTGCGATGCCCGGGGAGTCTACTCTCTCGTTCCGTGCAGAGTTCTTCAACTTGCCAAATACGACCAGCTTTAATGCCCCAAGCTCGACGATTGATGCTTCATCCTGCTGCACCATTACCTCCACTTCCATTCCTTCGCGTGATATCCAGTTCGCGTTGAAGTACAACTTTTAG